In Gemmata obscuriglobus, a single genomic region encodes these proteins:
- the rpoC gene encoding DNA-directed RNA polymerase subunit beta', producing the protein MSTAPNNKTAAADASEGTSYERINDFGAVRISLASPQDIHSWSHGEVKKPETINYRTYRPEKDGLFCEKIFGPEKDWECSCGKYRGMKYKGMICDRCGVKVAHSRVRRKRMGHIELAAQVVHIWFFKAMPSRLGTLLDMKTTALEKIIYFQDYVVINPGDPEVTKLKERELLDEEKYKEKRAELGDAFEVDMGAEAIRKLLENLNLVDLSKELRERLNKEVARGEKKSKQREKELVKRLKTVEALRDSSNKCEWMVLECIPVIPPDLRPLVLLDSGNFATSDLNDLYRRIINRNNRLKKLVDLNAPEVIIRNEKRMLQQSVDALFDNNRCKRPVLGSSNRPLKSLTDMIKGKQGRFRENLLGKRVDYSARSVIVVGPELKLHQCGLPKKIALELFQPFIIRRLKELNHADTIKSAKKMLERKDDVVWDILEEVTRSHPVMLNRAPTLHRMGIQAFEPVLIEGNAIRIHPLVCKGFNADFDGDQMAVHLPLSIEAQVEATVLMMSTNNIFSPANGNPIITPSQDIVMGCYYLTASRGNEDEAVEAGDGMVFHSPVELFRAHAESKLGYHAKIRVRLPIEKKVISEIKDEKGNPRAEELPRKANGLVRTTVGRVIFNDILHPKMAFYDLPLSSKHLSRIIADCYQVLGRRETIALLDRMKETGFRHATRSGLSFAASDLRTPENKEGVLKEKDKEVDKVRRNFDRGIITETERYNKVIDLWMEARDLITKRMMTDLRDDRRKDQVTGREVPYLNPIYLMAHSGARGGIEQIRQLAGMRGLMAKPSGAIIETPIKSNFREGLTVLEYFSSTHGARKGLADTALKTADSGYLTRKLADVAQNVVITMHDCGTTQGISKGVMYKGDEVDRSLSDAIRGRVSRSEIAHPTTGEVILAENEMITPGKAKELEKLGIDKILVRSPMTCQAPLGVCRLCYGMDLATGSIVEDGMAVGIIAAQSIGEPGTQLTMRTFHIGGAAQSRGNVGDNEHKAKKGGIVQLERITVVVNDQGQSIALAPRTGEVLILRGKDIAERYGVPHGAELLVAEGQEVQQGTGLVKWDPHSVPLIAEDSGTVRFKDIIEGKTVRRETDRATGVERFTIMEHKGDLHPQIVIETGRGKDDRVYYIHERANLQVVNGQKVSAGALLAKTPREVSQTQDITGGLPRVTELFEARRPRNPAVMAEVPGRVRIDPTRKRGKRIIEVIKETEDGKSLGEAREHLVPASAHIRVHQGEYVTEGDPLVHGPLVPHDILKIRGEQEVQEYLVREVQSVYRSQRVDIDDKHIEIIVAQMLRKVKVTLTGDTGLLPGVVMDKFAFQEVNRRLTDECVRVVNKGDTELVEGKVYSREAFEEERAAIEKDKKKKQPTFVVPEPASCEVQLLGITKAAVQSDSFISAASFQETTKVLTEAALASKVDYLVGLKENVILGHLIPAGTGFKTHQEAEVKVNVPGAAGRAAPVEEVAPDVTAG; encoded by the coding sequence TCAAGGCCATGCCGTCCCGCCTGGGCACGCTGCTGGACATGAAGACCACGGCCCTGGAGAAGATCATCTACTTCCAGGACTACGTCGTCATCAACCCGGGCGACCCGGAGGTCACCAAGCTCAAGGAGCGAGAACTCCTCGACGAGGAGAAGTACAAGGAGAAGCGGGCGGAGCTGGGCGACGCGTTCGAAGTGGACATGGGCGCCGAGGCGATCCGCAAACTGCTGGAGAACCTCAACCTCGTGGACCTCTCCAAGGAGCTGCGCGAGCGGCTGAACAAGGAGGTGGCCCGCGGCGAGAAGAAGTCGAAGCAGCGCGAGAAAGAGCTGGTCAAGCGGCTCAAGACGGTCGAGGCGCTGCGCGACAGCAGCAACAAGTGCGAGTGGATGGTGCTGGAGTGCATCCCGGTGATCCCGCCGGACCTGCGCCCGCTCGTGCTGCTCGACAGCGGCAACTTCGCGACCTCCGACCTGAACGACCTGTACCGCCGCATCATCAACCGCAACAACCGGCTCAAGAAGCTGGTCGACCTGAACGCGCCCGAGGTCATCATCCGCAACGAGAAGCGGATGCTCCAGCAGTCCGTCGACGCGCTGTTCGACAACAACCGGTGCAAGCGGCCCGTGCTGGGCAGCAGCAACCGGCCGCTGAAGTCGCTGACGGACATGATCAAGGGCAAGCAGGGGCGGTTCCGCGAGAACCTGCTCGGCAAGCGCGTCGACTACTCGGCGCGGTCCGTGATCGTGGTCGGCCCGGAGCTGAAGCTGCACCAGTGCGGGCTGCCGAAGAAGATCGCGCTGGAGCTGTTCCAGCCGTTCATCATCCGCCGGCTCAAGGAGCTGAACCACGCCGACACGATCAAGTCGGCCAAGAAGATGCTGGAGCGGAAGGACGACGTGGTGTGGGACATCCTCGAGGAGGTGACCCGCAGCCACCCGGTGATGCTGAACCGGGCGCCGACGCTGCACCGGATGGGCATCCAGGCGTTCGAGCCGGTGCTGATCGAGGGCAACGCGATCCGCATCCACCCGCTCGTCTGCAAGGGCTTCAACGCCGACTTCGACGGCGACCAGATGGCCGTCCACCTGCCGCTCTCGATCGAGGCGCAGGTGGAGGCGACGGTGCTGATGATGTCCACCAACAACATCTTCAGCCCCGCGAACGGCAACCCGATCATCACGCCGTCGCAGGACATCGTGATGGGGTGCTACTACCTCACCGCGTCCCGCGGCAACGAGGACGAGGCGGTCGAGGCGGGCGACGGGATGGTGTTCCACAGCCCGGTCGAGCTGTTCCGCGCGCACGCCGAGTCGAAGCTCGGGTACCACGCCAAGATCCGGGTGCGGCTGCCGATCGAGAAGAAGGTGATCTCGGAGATCAAGGACGAGAAGGGCAACCCGCGCGCCGAGGAGCTGCCGCGGAAGGCCAACGGGCTGGTGCGCACCACCGTCGGGCGGGTGATCTTCAACGACATCCTGCACCCGAAGATGGCGTTCTACGACCTGCCGCTGTCCAGCAAGCACCTGAGCCGCATCATCGCGGACTGCTACCAGGTGCTGGGCCGGCGCGAGACCATCGCGCTGCTGGACCGCATGAAAGAGACCGGGTTCCGGCACGCCACCCGCTCGGGCCTGAGCTTCGCCGCCAGCGACCTGCGGACGCCCGAGAACAAGGAGGGCGTGCTCAAGGAGAAGGACAAAGAGGTCGACAAGGTGCGGCGCAACTTCGACCGCGGGATCATCACCGAGACCGAGCGGTACAACAAGGTGATCGACCTGTGGATGGAGGCCCGCGACCTCATCACCAAGCGGATGATGACGGACCTCCGCGACGACCGCCGCAAGGACCAGGTGACCGGGCGGGAGGTGCCGTACCTGAACCCGATCTACCTGATGGCCCACTCGGGCGCCCGCGGCGGCATCGAGCAGATCCGCCAGCTCGCCGGGATGCGCGGGCTGATGGCGAAGCCGAGCGGGGCGATCATCGAGACGCCCATCAAGTCGAACTTCCGCGAGGGGCTGACGGTGCTGGAGTACTTCTCCAGCACCCACGGCGCGCGGAAGGGCCTGGCCGACACCGCGCTCAAGACCGCGGACTCCGGCTACCTCACCCGCAAGCTGGCCGACGTGGCGCAGAACGTGGTCATCACGATGCACGACTGCGGCACCACCCAGGGCATCAGCAAGGGGGTCATGTACAAGGGCGACGAGGTGGACCGCTCGCTGTCGGACGCGATCCGCGGCCGCGTCAGCCGCAGCGAGATCGCCCACCCGACCACCGGCGAGGTGATCCTGGCCGAGAACGAGATGATCACCCCGGGCAAGGCGAAGGAGCTGGAGAAGCTCGGCATCGACAAGATCCTGGTGCGCAGCCCGATGACGTGCCAGGCCCCGCTGGGGGTGTGCCGGCTGTGCTACGGGATGGACCTCGCGACCGGCTCAATCGTCGAGGACGGGATGGCGGTCGGGATCATCGCCGCCCAGTCGATCGGCGAGCCGGGCACCCAGCTCACGATGCGCACGTTCCACATCGGCGGCGCCGCCCAGAGCCGCGGGAACGTGGGCGACAACGAGCACAAGGCCAAGAAGGGCGGGATCGTCCAGCTCGAGCGGATCACGGTGGTCGTCAACGACCAGGGCCAGAGCATCGCGCTGGCGCCGCGCACCGGCGAGGTGCTGATCCTCCGCGGCAAGGACATCGCCGAGCGGTACGGGGTGCCGCACGGGGCCGAACTGCTGGTGGCCGAGGGGCAGGAGGTGCAGCAGGGGACCGGGCTGGTCAAGTGGGACCCGCACTCGGTGCCGCTCATCGCCGAGGACTCCGGCACCGTCCGGTTCAAGGACATCATCGAGGGTAAGACGGTGCGCCGCGAGACCGACCGGGCCACCGGGGTCGAGCGGTTCACCATCATGGAGCACAAGGGCGACCTGCACCCGCAGATCGTGATCGAGACCGGGCGGGGCAAGGACGACCGGGTGTACTACATCCACGAGCGCGCCAACCTCCAGGTCGTCAACGGCCAGAAGGTGTCCGCCGGGGCGCTGCTGGCGAAGACCCCGCGCGAGGTGTCGCAGACCCAGGACATCACCGGCGGCTTGCCGCGCGTGACCGAGCTGTTCGAGGCCCGGCGGCCGCGCAACCCGGCGGTCATGGCCGAGGTGCCGGGCCGGGTCCGCATCGACCCGACCCGGAAGCGCGGCAAGCGGATCATTGAGGTGATCAAGGAGACCGAGGACGGCAAGTCGCTCGGCGAGGCCCGCGAGCACTTGGTGCCGGCCAGCGCCCACATCCGGGTCCACCAGGGCGAGTACGTGACGGAGGGCGACCCGCTGGTCCACGGCCCGCTGGTGCCGCACGATATCCTGAAGATCCGCGGCGAGCAGGAGGTGCAGGAGTACCTGGTCCGCGAGGTGCAGTCGGTGTACCGCTCGCAGCGCGTAGACATCGACGACAAGCACATTGAGATCATCGTCGCGCAGATGCTGCGCAAGGTGAAGGTGACGCTCACCGGCGACACCGGCCTGCTGCCGGGCGTGGTGATGGACAAGTTCGCGTTCCAGGAGGTGAACCGCCGGCTCACCGACGAGTGCGTGCGGGTGGTGAACAAGGGCGACACCGAGCTGGTCGAGGGCAAGGTGTACAGCCGTGAGGCGTTCGAGGAGGAGCGCGCGGCCATCGAGAAGGACAAGAAGAAGAAGCAGCCGACGTTCGTGGTGCCGGAGCCGGCCTCGTGCGAGGTGCAGCTCCTCGGGATCACGAAGGCGGCCGTCCAGTCGGACAGCTTCATCAGCGCCGCGAGCTTCCAGGAGACGACGAAGGTGCTCACCGAGGCGGCCCTCGCCAGTAAGGTGGACTACCTCGTCGGTCTGAAGGAGAACGTGATCCTGGGCCACCTGATCCCGGCCGGGACCGGGTTCAAGACGCACCAGGAGGCCGAGGTGAAGGTCAACGTTCCGGGCGCCGCGGGCCGCGCGGCGCCGGTCGAAGAGGTCGCCCCGGACGTGACCGCCGGCTAA
- the rpsL gene encoding 30S ribosomal protein S12: protein MPTINQLIKSPRVPQRSKPKHPAMQGCPQKRGVCTVVKTMTPKKPNSALRKVARVRLSNGIEVTAYIPGEGHNLQEHSIVLVRGGRVRDLPGVRYHIVRGVLDSQGVTDRKQARSKYGAKKEGK, encoded by the coding sequence ATGCCGACGATTAACCAGCTGATCAAAAGCCCCCGGGTCCCGCAGCGCTCCAAGCCCAAGCACCCCGCCATGCAAGGGTGCCCGCAGAAGCGTGGCGTTTGTACCGTCGTGAAGACGATGACCCCGAAGAAGCCGAACTCGGCGCTGCGTAAAGTGGCCCGTGTCCGCTTGTCGAACGGCATCGAGGTGACGGCGTACATCCCGGGCGAAGGCCACAACCTGCAAGAGCACTCGATCGTGCTCGTGCGCGGCGGCCGCGTCCGCGACCTGCCGGGCGTCCGCTACCACATCGTCCGCGGCGTGCTCGACTCCCAGGGGGTCACCGACCGCAAGCAGGCCCGCTCGAAGTACGGGGCGAAGAAGGAAGGCAAGTAA
- the rpsG gene encoding 30S ribosomal protein S7, translated as MGSKTRTASYTKLAPDTRYGSLFLSKFINCLMRDGKKSVATRVVYDALDQIKKRMPDADPIQVFTEALNNIKPTLEVRSRRVGGANYQVPMQVKPKRAESLAIRWILAAIRAKSGRPTYLRLAEELMAAYQRQGEAMAKREQTIKMAEANKAFSHFAW; from the coding sequence ATGGGCTCCAAAACTCGCACCGCCAGCTACACGAAGCTCGCTCCGGACACCCGCTACGGGTCCCTCTTCCTGAGCAAGTTCATCAACTGCCTGATGCGCGACGGTAAGAAGTCCGTCGCCACTCGCGTCGTCTACGACGCGCTCGACCAGATCAAGAAGCGCATGCCGGACGCCGACCCGATCCAGGTGTTCACCGAGGCGCTCAACAACATCAAGCCGACGCTGGAAGTGCGGTCCCGGCGCGTCGGTGGTGCGAACTACCAGGTGCCGATGCAGGTGAAGCCGAAGCGGGCCGAGAGCCTCGCGATCCGCTGGATCTTGGCCGCGATCCGCGCCAAGTCCGGCCGGCCGACGTACCTGCGCCTCGCGGAAGAGCTGATGGCGGCCTACCAGCGCCAGGGCGAGGCGATGGCGAAGCGCGAGCAGACCATCAAGATGGCCGAAGCCAACAAGGCGTTCAGCCACTTCGCCTGGTAA
- the fusA gene encoding elongation factor G, protein MAKDKGFDLTRVRNLGVIAHIDAGKTTTTEHLLFYAAAKHKLGGVDEGTTDTDYDPEEQARGITIYSACVPFEWAGHTINLIDTPGHVDFTAEVERSLRVLDGAVVVFDGQKGVEAQSETVWRQANRYGVPRLVFVNKMDVVGANFARTLESVNSRLTPNPEEQGRPVPIVIPIGSGGPADSRTPFGGVIDLIEMKAKFFDAGDLGKTVRVADIPEDSLLEAQEYREKLFDALTAHDEKDLITSVVLDGKDPDPVKVRQLVREQCLARKIYPVLAGSGREHIGIQPLLDAVTLYLPSPFDRPPVTGTDPKGKKEQKRKPDPKEPFCGLVFKAAWHPSGNRFFVRVYSGVMKPNMRAFNPGKDAKENVAKLFHVHADPARGLEEVESGPAGDIVCVVGLKDTVTGDTLCETSHPILLEAITFAEAVVSQSIEPESGGDKDKLALALEVLQLEDPTFKVRADKDTGQTLMSGMGTLHLEVKRHRLERDFRLKVRAGKPRVSYREMLKDPRSVDIKVDRLGDKPAFAELKVSFTNFKTEKPVGVFNAVPAENPTPVALLAAAEKTLADLLQTGEMGYPMMNAQARIIDAKFDPQLSTEDAFINAAVRAYRQATEGNVQLLEPIMKVTVSTPLSFVGNITGDMARRRAQIESQDTGSAGDMAEVVATVPLSELFTYANEVRSLSQGRAAMSMEPHSYAEAPASVLKQLLGE, encoded by the coding sequence ATGGCCAAAGATAAGGGATTCGACCTGACCCGCGTCCGAAACCTCGGGGTCATCGCGCACATCGACGCGGGCAAAACCACCACCACAGAACACCTGCTGTTCTACGCCGCCGCCAAACACAAACTCGGCGGCGTGGACGAGGGCACGACGGACACCGACTACGACCCCGAAGAGCAGGCCCGCGGGATCACGATTTACTCGGCGTGCGTGCCGTTCGAGTGGGCCGGCCACACGATCAACCTGATCGACACCCCCGGGCACGTGGACTTCACCGCCGAGGTGGAGCGCTCGCTCCGCGTGCTCGACGGCGCGGTGGTGGTGTTCGACGGGCAGAAGGGCGTGGAGGCGCAGTCCGAAACCGTGTGGCGCCAGGCGAACCGGTACGGCGTGCCGCGGCTCGTGTTCGTCAACAAGATGGACGTGGTCGGGGCGAACTTCGCACGCACCCTGGAGTCGGTCAACTCCCGGCTCACCCCGAACCCCGAAGAGCAGGGGCGCCCGGTCCCGATCGTCATTCCCATCGGGAGCGGGGGGCCGGCGGACAGCCGCACGCCGTTCGGCGGGGTGATCGACCTCATCGAGATGAAGGCGAAGTTCTTCGACGCGGGCGATCTGGGCAAAACGGTGCGCGTCGCCGACATTCCCGAAGACAGCCTGCTTGAAGCCCAGGAGTACCGCGAGAAGCTGTTCGACGCGCTCACCGCTCACGACGAGAAGGACCTGATCACCTCGGTCGTGTTGGACGGCAAAGACCCCGATCCCGTGAAGGTGCGGCAACTGGTGCGCGAACAGTGCCTCGCGCGCAAGATTTACCCCGTTCTGGCCGGGAGCGGGCGCGAACACATCGGCATCCAACCGCTGCTCGACGCGGTAACGCTGTACCTGCCGAGCCCGTTCGATCGGCCGCCGGTGACGGGCACCGACCCCAAAGGGAAGAAGGAGCAGAAGCGGAAGCCGGACCCGAAGGAGCCGTTCTGCGGCCTCGTGTTTAAGGCCGCGTGGCACCCGAGCGGCAACCGGTTCTTCGTGCGGGTGTACTCCGGGGTGATGAAGCCCAACATGCGGGCGTTCAATCCTGGCAAGGACGCGAAGGAGAACGTCGCGAAGCTGTTCCACGTGCACGCGGACCCGGCGCGCGGGCTCGAAGAGGTGGAGTCCGGCCCCGCGGGCGACATCGTGTGCGTCGTCGGGCTGAAAGACACCGTGACCGGTGACACGCTCTGCGAGACCTCGCACCCGATCTTGTTGGAAGCGATCACGTTCGCGGAAGCGGTGGTCAGCCAGTCGATCGAGCCCGAGAGCGGCGGGGACAAGGACAAGCTGGCGCTGGCGCTGGAGGTGCTGCAGCTCGAAGACCCGACGTTCAAGGTGCGGGCCGACAAGGACACCGGCCAGACGCTGATGAGCGGGATGGGGACGCTTCATCTGGAGGTGAAGCGGCACCGGCTCGAGCGCGATTTCCGCCTGAAGGTGCGGGCGGGCAAGCCGCGCGTGAGCTACCGCGAGATGCTGAAGGATCCGCGCTCGGTTGACATCAAGGTGGACCGGCTCGGCGACAAGCCCGCGTTCGCGGAGCTGAAGGTGTCGTTCACCAACTTCAAGACCGAGAAGCCGGTGGGCGTGTTCAACGCGGTGCCGGCCGAGAACCCGACGCCGGTCGCGCTCCTGGCGGCCGCCGAGAAGACGCTGGCGGACCTGCTCCAGACCGGCGAAATGGGTTACCCCATGATGAACGCCCAGGCGCGCATCATTGATGCCAAGTTCGACCCGCAGCTCTCGACTGAAGACGCGTTCATTAACGCCGCGGTCCGCGCCTACCGGCAGGCGACCGAGGGGAACGTGCAACTGCTCGAACCGATCATGAAGGTGACGGTGTCGACCCCGCTCTCGTTCGTGGGCAATATCACCGGCGACATGGCGCGGCGGCGGGCACAGATCGAGTCGCAGGACACCGGTTCGGCGGGCGACATGGCGGAAGTGGTCGCGACGGTGCCGCTGTCGGAACTGTTCACGTACGCCAACGAGGTTCGTAGCCTGAGTCAGGGCCGAGCCGCAATGAGTATGGAGCCGCACAGCTACGCGGAGGCGCCGGCGTCGGTGCTGAAGCAACTGTTGGGAGAGTAA